In one window of Posidoniimonas corsicana DNA:
- a CDS encoding DUF1501 domain-containing protein, with amino-acid sequence MLPYAFTRSAFAAGAEADAKSLVVIQLDGGNDGLNTVVPYGDDGYGRSRNKLRLDADKLHKLDDHTGLHPSMRAAKELFDEGRLAIVQGVGYPNPDRSHFRSMKIWQTASFDDADHDGYGWLGRALDANEHTDASAPGAIYVGDQETPVALWGRRSQATALSREEDLRLMLAPAFQDVQAQGPDASLSAFVSRQTLSAVAASQEFDRQQTRTAEVGHGYPSTGLGMRLKLVSQLLKSGSQARVYYTAQSGYDTHSSQLFTHSRLLGEFSNALKAFLDDLKSAGLDDRTVVVAFSEFGRRVKENDSQGTDHGTAGPVFLAGPSVAGGLLCAAPDLPDLQDGDLRTGVDFRRIYATLLSNWLGVNPASVLAGVHEELPLLRPS; translated from the coding sequence ATGTTGCCGTACGCTTTCACCCGCTCAGCGTTCGCCGCCGGCGCCGAGGCCGACGCCAAGTCGCTTGTGGTCATCCAACTCGACGGCGGCAACGACGGCCTGAACACGGTCGTCCCGTACGGCGACGACGGCTACGGCCGGTCGCGCAACAAGCTCCGCCTGGATGCCGACAAGCTCCACAAGCTCGACGACCACACCGGTTTGCACCCCAGCATGCGGGCCGCCAAAGAGCTGTTCGACGAGGGGCGCCTAGCGATCGTGCAGGGTGTAGGCTACCCCAACCCCGACCGCTCGCACTTCCGCAGCATGAAGATCTGGCAGACCGCCAGCTTCGACGACGCCGACCACGACGGCTACGGGTGGCTAGGCCGAGCACTCGACGCCAACGAGCACACCGACGCATCGGCGCCGGGGGCAATCTACGTCGGGGATCAAGAAACCCCTGTTGCGCTCTGGGGCCGTCGCTCTCAGGCCACGGCACTGTCGCGAGAGGAGGACCTCCGACTGATGCTGGCCCCTGCGTTTCAGGACGTACAAGCGCAAGGGCCGGACGCTTCGCTCTCGGCCTTCGTCTCGCGGCAAACGCTCTCCGCCGTAGCCGCTTCCCAAGAGTTTGACAGGCAGCAAACTAGAACCGCAGAGGTGGGGCACGGCTACCCTAGCACGGGCCTGGGGATGCGGCTGAAACTTGTCTCGCAATTGCTGAAGAGTGGATCGCAGGCCCGCGTCTACTACACCGCGCAATCGGGGTACGACACGCATTCATCGCAGCTCTTCACACACTCGCGATTGCTGGGGGAATTCTCTAACGCCCTCAAGGCATTCCTGGACGATCTGAAGTCGGCGGGACTCGATGATCGAACGGTCGTTGTGGCGTTCAGCGAGTTTGGTCGCCGAGTCAAAGAGAACGACTCCCAGGGGACCGACCACGGCACAGCCGGCCCGGTATTCTTGGCCGGCCCCAGTGTCGCCGGTGGATTGTTGTGCGCCGCGCCCGACCTGCCTGACCTCCAAGACGGCGACCTCCGCACGGGTGTGGACTTCCGGCGTATTTACGCCACGCTCCTCTCCAACTGGCTCGGCGTCAATCCGGCGTCTGTGTTGGCCGGCGTTCATGAAGAGCTGCCACTGCTGCGCCCGAGCTGA